CGCAAGTTCTTCGAGCAGGAGACGGATgctaagaaaacaaaatttacaAAGAGGGTCATAAAAAACAGCAATATGGGACTTCATAACTCAGTCGCTGCTGATTGGAGGAACATCATATTTTGCTTCATGACTTTCCGTTGCGTATTTTTCACCTTTCGAAAAGGGAAAACTCAAGAGAAAGTTCACGAAGTGCAATGATAAAAGACAATTCGCAAAAAAAATGCAGTAGTTCATACAATTGTAGAGTAAATGGTTTTCACGGCATGATACTTGATggccttttctattttcttcaacaaatcaaGGGCTAAACTAGTAAGCGTAAGAAACTTGAGTTATTCGCTTACTTTTCCATTGAATCGGCCAGAATAGATGTTGAACACTCATGAAATGAAAGTGCCCAGTTAATTCGTTCAGCCAGCGAAGACAACTGCCACCGATGAATCTGTACAAAGTTTCTCACCTAAATTCCACTACCTGTCATAGCATATAATCTTGCATCTAGTCTTAATAATGATACGGATTAGTAAGATGATCCTCAATGACTGATCATTTTCACTGATGGGAACCTCGAAGGTGGTCGTTCCGTTCctttcaaatggaaaaaaaaaaaaaaaagatgttccTTGACGGTTGAATTTATTCACATTCTAGTGGTAGCAGTAGCAAACTTTTGCACCTGagttgatataaaatatcaacaCCCTTTGTTGTACTCTCTAGGAATCCGTCCAACCATACTTTTACAATAGCTCTAGTTCAGTTTTCTAATGCATCGCAACATCTCTAGCAGAGAAATGCTGGAGTACTCAAAGCATGTGATGAGACTGGACTCTTGTCTGTTTGAGCACTTATCAGAAGCCTTAGGCCTCCACCATACTTTTTACAACAGCTCTAGTTCAGTTTTCTAATGCATCACAATATCTCGAGTATCGCTTGAGAGGATGGTCGCACCTTATGAAACAATGCAAAGGCAAGTCCCCATCCTAACACGACTTTTCAACGCATGGAATTcagaaagaaagcaagaagGGTTTTTCCTCTAATCAGTAACATCAGAACCACATCTTTTCGCAGTTCAACTTCTCATGTCCAGAGGCATATAATTGTTAAATTAGCTGCTCACAGAGATCAGTACCTTAGTTTTAAAAGGGTccaattttaaatgatttataaaaCTATAGCAAGCCTCGGCATCAATCAAGGTTGTCCAAGATTCACCAACCTATTGTCTGTTTCACTCAGATGAACCTTGAGATTTCTATATGCTTACTAGATCATATGGACCCAGCTCGTAGATAATAGTTATGTTTACCTGAGAAGTCCAGAAACTCTCCTAAAGTGATGACAAAGAGAGGGCTACAAACCAAAGATTCCTCTACATATAGATTTCTGTAATTGCGAAGCAGTCAAGGGCTAAGACAACATTGAATCGTCCGGTCATCTATCATTGTTCAATTCTGTCCTAACAGATTTCGTTTTCATAAATTGCAAACCTTTGTGTACTAGCCGCCCAATCCCCCGAAGAATCAGCCATTATCAAACAGCATTGTCATTTTTCTCAGCTAGGGGTAGCTCATAAGCTATGactttttccttccattttttatGAACCTCATAATTCTAAAGTCAAGCGGAACCTCGCAATGGATGTCATCGTTCTCTTCACTTCTCTTctctcaaccaatcaatcagCTATAAAAAAGATGCTCATATCATGCATTGACATTGTAATGTCTCCCTAACACTCAAATCATAATCCAAATGTCTCCATATCATTCGACTCAAAATCCAAACTCATTACACATTCACAGTGAAAATTGAATTGcagtagagagagaggaacaatgCCTACCATCGATTTGGCCTCCGACTCCGGCGAGCAGAAAGCTACGACAGAGCGGGCGACGACTCGAAAGCCGGCGTCAAAGGCCTCGTCGACGTCACGATCACCGAAATCCCTAGAATTTTGTCATCCGACCGTAGGAGACATCCGAAGGCAGGCAGCTCCAAATCAAGCGGCGGATCCGAGAATCTCAGCTTCAGGCGGCAGTGATGGAGGAGATTgaaggaggggaggggaggggagggaggggagtgaggaggttgtacgagCAAGACGAGGAGGCAAAGGAGGCGTTTGTTCTACACGCGCGACATGACGACGGAAGATGGTGGCGAGCTGGAGCGTGAGTGGAGAGACGCTatccttctttttcataaatatttgcAATGCGACCTGCGAACGTACAGTGTAGAGGAGAGAAATTAGTTAAATAATAAAGAAGGTAAAATAGTTGAAAAAGGAACACTGTTGATAGGTGATATAAGTCTTTCCACGTACCTCTAATGCTAATCCCAATCGGACGAGTCATCGTCCGAAGCAATGAGTGGGTTGGGCACGTATTAATTACCATTCTCCCAATTATTGATTGGGATGTGCACATCAGCTAGGCACCTTCGATCTAATAAGGGACAATAACAgattatcaattttttcaaaCGTGTGAGATTGCATATCTCATATGGTATATGCTTCAATCTTTGACAATAAGATAATTCAAGCTCTTCGAGCAAAGAAAGATTTCCAATCCATTCTGGCAAATGCCTTAGCCTCCAACAATGTGAAATGTAGAGAGATTGCAGAGTTGTCACATGTTGAATTCCCTCGGGTAATGCCACCAAATTTGAACAGCCTATGATGGTAAGAACACGGAGATTTGTAAGGAATCGCCATTGGGTGCCATGCTCATCTTCTTGGCGTGATAAATCGAGTCCTTGACAATTCCAAATGTTGAGTTCCTTGAGCAAGGAAAGGTCCAACATCTCACGAGAGAGACTCCTTAGGTCAAAATCGCAAATGCTCATATACTTGAGGTTATTGGCCGATCGGAATAGAGTCTTAAGCATGAAGGGCTCTAGATTCATATCAGCATTATCAAGATGTAGATATTTTAGTTCAGGGAAAGGAATGAATGTGGCTTCCATTGTTCCTTTTGATGGGCAATTTGGATTGGCCATCAATTGTTGTTCCAACATTTTTGTGCTATCTATCTTCAAGCATTCCACCTGGGGGAATGATGGTATAGAATTCAAGTGGGGACAATCGTATATTTGCACAAACTGAAGTTTTGGGAAGGATGATAGTGAGATGTCTAACCGATGTTTTTGATGTGCTCCCATTTCTCGCATTCTTCCCCACCAACCTTTTAGCTCTTTGCAGCGGGAGAGGTTCAGTCTCTCAAGAGATTGAAAGAAGGGGAGTGTGGTATTAGATGGCTTTGGGTCACTTGTCTGTTGAACGAACTTTAATGCATCCAAGAAGTCGAGACTCAACCTTCTTAGGGAAGGGAGTTCACTCAGGGGTGGTATCTGGCTTAGTGAGTTACATTGATCAATTAAGAGTTGTCTAAGTTTGACCAATTTCCTCAAATCTCTAGGAAATGTTTGAAGGCACCTACAAAGCGAGAGTTTAAGGGTCTCCAAGTTCACCAAATTAGTGATTGAATCTGGCAAACTATGAATAGGATTCtcaaaaatatgaagaaatctcaacttcttcaactttcctaaggaggaaggagggagagggataTTTGTACGGTCCAAATATAATGCCCGACAATGTCCACAACTAGAGAACACTTTGTGATAGTTACGTACAGAGAATTCACCTTTTAAAGAGAGAAACGTCCGCAATTTGGATGTTTTGAGTAGGGATAGCACTTTCTCTTCAGAGAAAGTCTTTGAAATAAGCGACACATGTCGAATTCCTCTATCATTATCTCCTCCtttaaaattaacaattttgCATTCACCTCCAGCAACTTTCTGGGCAAGATCATGCATGAGATCATGCATCTTGAATCGTTCAACCTCGCGATCATAGCTATATTTGAGTATTAATTCAGCATCGAGGAATGACCCACATAGTAGTTCTGACAAGTAATTGTTAGCGACCTTTTCAAGGTTATCCTCCCCGTTGCATGACTCAATAAAGCCTTGTGCTATCCAAAGATGGATCATTGTATCTTTCTCATAGACATAATCTTTCGGAAACAATGAGCAATAGGCAAAACAATTTTTCAAGCATGACGGGAGATGATCATAACTGAACTTGAGGACTTGCATAATTCCTCCATCCGCATCAATTTCTGGTATTTCTGGAAGTTCATGCACTTTGTAACGAAGCCATTCATCTTTGTTTTTGCCGCACAAAAGGCCTCCTATAGTTCTAATGGCAAGGGGAACTCCGATGCATTTTTTAACTATATCTCGACCCATCTCCTCCAGTTTTGGGTCTAACAATTCTACCCCATCTCCAAAAGCCATTTTCCTAAATAAGTCCCATGACTTATCATCAGATAAGCCATGTGGTTCATATATAACTGATTTCGCACTTGTGATCTCTGCAACTCTACGATTGCGAGTGGTCATAAGTATCTTGCTTCCCTGCAAACCACCCTCTAGCCAATCTCCAAGCATAACCCATTTATCCCGATCTATATTCCACAAGTCATCCAAAACAAGCAAGTATTTCTTCCCATCTAGAGTCTCATGAAGAAGACTCGGCAATCGGTCTAGAGGCTGATTCTCAAGATCTGGAGAGTTTGTTGATTTAAGAATTTCTTTGATAATCAAATTCACATCAAAGACATCAGACACACACCCACGTCTTAGGCTCAAAATGTTCTTTTACTTCCCCATCGTTGTACACAAGTCGTGCGAGTGCGGTTTTTCCAAGACCTCCTTTACCAACTATGGCAACAAATGACACGCTCTGGCTAGGGGAGGAAGCAAACAAAAGttgtttgatctttttcttgtcCTCTTCCCTACCAATTATTTTTGTGTCGGgtaataaaatttctttctttcctctagCAAT
The window above is part of the Eucalyptus grandis isolate ANBG69807.140 chromosome 6, ASM1654582v1, whole genome shotgun sequence genome. Proteins encoded here:
- the LOC120294892 gene encoding putative disease resistance protein RGA4 translates to MAEAVLFNLATEILKLAGSITYSKSGLVCGVRDELDNLKDTVETIRDVLLDAEKKRWHSNQVENWLRKLKDVLYDVQDLLDDVATEDLRREVTPGNKIWKAVRIFFSKSNQLAYRLKVANEIQELWRRLDKIKKDREFHSYEHQREESMAIARGKKEILLPDTKIIGREEDKKKIKQLLFASSPSQSVSFVAIVGKGEILKSTNSPDLENQPLDRLPSLLHETLDGKKYLLVLDDLWNIDRDKWVMLGDWLEGGLQGSKILMTTRNRRVAEITSAKSVIYEPHGLSDDKSWDLFRKMAFGDGVELLDPKLEEMGRDIVKKCIGVPLAIRTIGGLLCGKNKDEWLRYKVHELPEIPEIDADGGIMQVLKFSYDHLPSCLKNCFAYCSLFPKDYVYEKDTMIHLWIAQGFIESCNGEDNLEKVANNYLSELLCGSFLDAELILKYSYDREVERFKMHDLMHDLAQKVAGGSANIGVGLAQQDAPFVVSHCIARYISQLPKRNMQDQEAGIDKPSNYICKNHEYGNLDDVDDD